In Melospiza melodia melodia isolate bMelMel2 chromosome 9, bMelMel2.pri, whole genome shotgun sequence, the genomic window TGTGTTTGAGACTGATGAAACATTTGCTATACATAAATTAAgtgctttaaaaaaatctgagAACACACGTAAAGGCTGTTAACTTTTCACAAGTTTCAGCAGAGCTCAGTACCACCTCTGGGAAGAGATGGCTCATTTCATATGTACATATCTATGTTACCAAAAGCACCACGAACAGTTCCTTCTTTTACAGCCACAATGTCTTGTCAATCTCCAGCATTTTCAAACTGCAGATAAATATGAAACAGCAGAACTGAGAAATGCTGCTTGCATAAATTACAGTTTCATACTCCTTGCAATGGACTCGTGGGATCCTTCTGTTCAAGACATTCCCTCTGGTCTCACATCCTGAGGTCACTACTGCAATGACTTGGCACAGTCAGTCTCAGCTTCCTGATCTACTGTGAGCTGTAGGCTCCCGCAGCCAGCAGCAGGTTCCTGCGTGTGAAATGGAGATGAACAACTGGGGTTGATTTAGTCATGTATGTGCCCAGTAGCAAGTCCTGTGAGTTTTCAGGCAAGTTTATGTGTCCAGTGGCTGTAGTAAAGTCATCAGTTTCTAAATCTTCAAATGCCTTCACAGCATCCCACAGACGAACTGTGTTATCCATTGaacctaaaaagaaaaaaaaaaaaaaaaacaaaaaaaaccagtttAAAGTCTTttgttataaaataaaatataaaaaatggttcTGGGCAGCAAGTTAACAGAAATTGAAGCTCAGCAAAAGACTATAGCAAGCCTCATACAGCATACTGAATGCACAGATAAGTTACTAGTCCTTGTTGCTTTTGCTAAGCAAGTGATGCTACTTTGTCCTTCTCAATTCTATAATTCCTCTTCAGAATTATGGAATACAATGGACACTTCACTGTTCTGGTGAACTTTACCTGATGCTAAAATCTCCCCATCCCTACTGAATCTGAGCGCATAGATGGTGTCTGTGTGCCCTTTCAATTCGCCAACCATCAAGCCATGTCCAATATCCCACAGCAGAACTCTTCCATCTGTTGCTCCAGTAGCCAGGAATCGTCCATTAGGAGAAAATGCCAATGAATGAATTGGTCCCTGAAACAGACATGGGGAGGCAGCAAAACAAGTTAATTAAGACTACTCACATTCAGTCAGTCAAGCTGTGTTCAGAACTGTTTAGAATCTCAGCATAGAAATAAAATCACTTTCACACTGTCAGTGATCTGCCTTTACCTTATGTCCAGTGAATATTCTTACACAATTTCCATTCAAAACATCCCAGAGCCTTATAGTCCTGTCTGCTGAGCCTGTAGCAATATAGTTGGAGTTTGGATGAAATCGGGTACACGTCACATCTGCCAGATGGCCAGCAAAGATCCGTAATGGCTGGTAGTGATCTGTTGCCCACAGACTGAAAAGAAAAGCTGCATTAATAAAAGAGCCCCAAAGAAGTTCAGTCTCTGTATCTGGTGGAGCAACTCTAGAGGAAGCCACAAAAATGCTCAGAGGGCTGAAGTACCTCTGCAATTAGGAAAGGACAAcagtttagcctggagaagagttggctctggggagaccttgtgGCCTTACAGTACTTAAAGGGGGATTAgaagaaagatggggacagactTTTTATCAGGGCCTATTGCAACAGGACAAGGGATAATGATTTTAAACTAAAGGAAGGTAGATTTAATGTAGATATTAGGAAGAcattttttacaatgagggtaGTGAAacacacaggttgcccagagaggtgggagatgccccatccctggatacattccaggtcaggttggatgggactctaAGCAGCCTGATCTAGCTTAAGATGTCCCTGCtcgttggactagatggcctttaaaggtcccttccaacccaaactgttccatGATTCAATGATTGGTTGcacaatgaggaaaaaaaattaattttggagTGATTTCTTATGGGTCAGTTTACTGAATTAGCAGGGTGTTTTTGGGAAAATACACTTTTTAGAATGGAGAAATAAAGAATATTCTGTCAAGCTGTTCCAACAATTAGAAGAGAATACTTCTAATCAGAGGGTCACTTAGGAGGACACCATCTCTTTAGTCATCAGGTATTACTAATGTATgttgaaaaaaatagaaaaaccaTGAGATAATGTGTGTTGAAAAAAATAGTAAAACTGCATTAACATTTGCTCAGTATTTTAACTGACATAAAACTTATTTTGAGTAATAGAGTAGACAAGAGTATATCAGCTAATGAATTTCAGGGTTGATCCACCAAAAACTGACCCAGATAAGTAAAAAACACATGCAGTTTCTTACCGAGCCACCCTGTcgtgtcccccagacacaaagtaaTAACCATAAGGAGAGAACTGTGTATCCCAAACTGGATAATTGTGTCCTTTATATCCCACCAAACACGTGAATGTTTGGAGACTCCACAATCTCACAGTGCCATCCTCAGAGCAGGACAAGAGATAGTTCCTGTCACAGGAGAAACATATACATATCAATATATATCAAACTCACACAGGGGCTGTATAAATATTGCATAAACACTGGAAAATGTCCATGATAGAAGTGTCCCCTCATCAGCACCAGTTTGGCATGTCACCCATAAATCATCATTTTAGTGCAGTAAGCAGCAATAACCAATTCAGGCAGAACCCTAGGCCCTTATGCAAAAAAAGAGATGATTTTACATTCATGATTAATTCTGATGGCACTTAATATTGGGGGGGGGGGCGGTGGAACCAACAAACACACCACAGAGGTGGTCTTTACTCAGGAATCCCAGTTACAGGGAAAAAATTACTAGTAAACTGCTATgctatattattttttaaaagatctTCTATTACAACTCTGAACGAAATTTCATGATTCCCTGAAAGAGAATTCATATCATGCTCTCATTCTCAATTATAATTATAAACTATATTTTTTCCCCACAATGTTTACTTCTCAGTTGTGTTTCTGTGGTGGCTGCTTTCTGACTAAGcacaagcaaaaccaaaaccTGAGATATTTAAACCTCTTTTCCACTGTCCAGACTCCCATTGTTACACAAAGCTTTataatttcttattttaaagATTCTGTTCCATACATTCTGAAAATAAAGTCTCAATAGAATATGGGAAACTTGAAGTACAATGATGTGCTACTGAGACTAAGTTTTGCAACACTCTGAGTTATATCAATGCTGAAGTACTTTTTCTATGTATCACTCAGTTAAAACCTAGCTTAAACTACAGTTTGCAAAACTGTAGTTTTGTCATTTAAGTCCTAAATTTCCAAAATGGTGCTGTATTCTCAGCTATAATTGATTTCAGTAATAGCTGACAAAGCTCAACACTCTGAACTTTACGAGCATTTACACAGTTTCTTACAAGCTACATGAGCAAGAATTGCTTTAACCTGGAAAAAGCTGCATTAAGAATATGTTCTCATTCAGGAGCATGCAATTAAAACTGAAGACAAGCAAACTAGTTAGCTTGTAAACTTTTACCTATCGGGACTGAAGCTGGTGCCATACACAGGTCCACTGTGACCATATAAAATCTTCAACTCActtgctgttttctcatccaTGATCCTCTCCAAGACATCATCTGATTCTTTGTCAATGAGACTGAGGTCTGCAAGATTTCAAAGTTCATGTATCAGAATAACTGTCAGAAGTTCAAAGATAAATGTCATCGTGACATCATCTCAGTTAAGTATCAAGATTTAGAAATGTGTGCACAGTATCCAGAACACAAATGTCACAAGTTATGCATGCTCCTATTAAGTATTAGTATTATTGTCTTAATTACCTGCAGCTGTTTTCACACTACGTAGCTTTTTTGGAGTCACAGACCACACTCTGACAGTAGAGTCAGCAAAGCCTCCTACAATCATGCTGGAGTCATCTGTAATATCCACTGCAGTCAGACCCTATTCACAAAATATGCATTTATACTGTTTGAATCTCTCATTATACATTGCAAATATTACAAAATCCTAAAAACTATCAAAAATGTAATTTGACTAATTTACAAAAATAGAGAGAATTACTGTAGGATGAACATAAACACACACAGATTCTTGCCCCattaaaaataaagatttatGTATGAAGTGCAGTCAGAACTGACAAAGAGTATTGCTTTCCAGTACTCCAGTGTAAAACATCTACTGTGTTCTGCAGGAAACACTtaggacagaaaaagaaaaagaaagaattataGCAAAATCCAAGCAAAACCAAGGAGCATGGAAATTTTATAGTTTAAGGAGTCTTTGGAGAGAATTTTGAACATTTTGGAACATAAACTTGGCAACGTTTAATCCAAATACTCCAGTTACCCTTGCCAACACAGTTATGTCTTTTTTCTTTAGCAAGAGTGATGCTCATAATTTTGATCCCCTTAGCCCCATTACTCAAACTCTTTTACCAACCTGGTAAGCATTAAGGAATGTGTAGAAGCAGATAGAGGGCAGGCACTCTGGCCCAAGACGCACTCGCCTGGCTGCTTCCTTCATATGCATGACTTTATCCAGCTTGTCAGAGTCCTTCAGTTCTGGCAGAGGAATTCTACACAAGAAACACACATTTTTACAAAGTAAAAACACCTTCCTCACTGTTAATCCAAACACAGTGAAACCTTTGCATGCAACCTCATACCTCAGTATTCAAATAAGAAACAAGAATTAGAAAATCTGAAAGACTATGTAGAAGACTGATGAGAAAAAGAGCCAGTAGCTTTCAGAATTTCAAACAGGTACTGGAACAAGATAAACAATTGAGTATTACCTGAAAAGATTAGTGAGTAACCAAGTAAAAGTTCATCAAGGGAAATCTAGATTGACTTGATAGGCAACGATAGAGGGTTATAAGCCAAGAGTTCCATGACCTCCCTTAGAAGTCTTATGGCTAAAGCTGTGTACAGCCAAAATAGCCAAAAATTATAAAAATGCCATGTGAACAGAGATGCAGATTTGGCTTAACAAGACTGGATTTTAAAAACTTCTCTACACATTATTTCCTCGGTACCTGTTTTGGGGAGGAGCATTAGGGTCCTGTTTTTTACTTTTTGACCCTACATTAtcttttttaggttttttcttctttggctttccttcctcattttctccttcttcatcttcatcatccaAAGGCACATCAAACTCTGGTTCTTTCAATAAGCCGAAGAAAACCTAccaaacaattaaaaaaaccacacaagACAAAAAAAGTAATTGCTGTTCTTActgaaaaccagatttttttaatGGTAACTTTTCTATGTAGTAGTCCGAGCAATAGACTTGGACCCTTTAAAGCTGCCCCGTTTAACATTACAGCATATATTACTGCTTGGCCCATAAGGAAAGTAGTACATGTTCTTCTAGTTTACCCAGCCAACTGATCTGGACAACTGCAAGTTCTCCCACCATCTCTTAGTCCTTCCTTAAAGTGCAATCCCCACACTACCTCATTTATTTGTATAGTACTGTGGTACTAGACACAAAGCTCTTCTAGTAACAACTGGTAGCAAGTCAAAATTGCTATCTGTTGTACAAAAGAGGAAGCCAAATTGTCCATTTTAAAACTCCAAAGTAATTAATGAGTTACTTTAAGTTTAGTTCAGTGGGCTGAACACAACATTGTATCCCAAAAAGATTCAGCAGTTTCGTCTACCTGACAGCAATACATCTTGATCTCTCTCTACTCCTGTCAACACCCGTTTGTACTGTTCTCTTCCTTTGTTCTGTTCGCACT contains:
- the TAF5 gene encoding transcription initiation factor TFIID subunit 5, which gives rise to MAALHEEPAEVAVVQPDPEAGTPPPPPAVPPAAAPAAAPAAAAEGEAAGAGGDAAPPKPAAPGPAASPAALDRQTLVAVLQFLRRSNLRESEEILRREARLLGDDLGAAALSPSNAGLLGGSGSDADAGEALLGRGTGAAAVAIGGNVATVATSSPGVAAVAAVPPGKVGGAVVVEDQPDVSAVLSAYNQQGDPTLYEEYYSGLKHFIECSLDCHRAELSQLFYPLFVHMYLELVYNQHESEAKSFFERFHGDQECYYQDDLRVLSSLTKKEHMKGNETMLDFRTSKFVLRISRDSYQLLKRHLQEKQNNQIWNIVQEHLYIDIFDGMPRSKQQIDAMVGSLAGEAKREANKAKVFFGLLKEPEFDVPLDDEDEEGENEEGKPKKKKPKKDNVGSKSKKQDPNAPPQNRIPLPELKDSDKLDKVMHMKEAARRVRLGPECLPSICFYTFLNAYQGLTAVDITDDSSMIVGGFADSTVRVWSVTPKKLRSVKTAADLSLIDKESDDVLERIMDEKTASELKILYGHSGPVYGTSFSPDRNYLLSCSEDGTVRLWSLQTFTCLVGYKGHNYPVWDTQFSPYGYYFVSGGHDRVARLWATDHYQPLRIFAGHLADVTCTRFHPNSNYIATGSADRTIRLWDVLNGNCVRIFTGHKGPIHSLAFSPNGRFLATGATDGRVLLWDIGHGLMVGELKGHTDTIYALRFSRDGEILASGSMDNTVRLWDAVKAFEDLETDDFTTATGHINLPENSQDLLLGTYMTKSTPVVHLHFTRRNLLLAAGAYSSQ